From Ancylobacter pratisalsi, one genomic window encodes:
- a CDS encoding HAD-IC family P-type ATPase, producing MNDSASPTSGRRFDSGAGSAPTHWHALPREEVTTLLDASSDGLSEQEALRRLAQHGPNALPEPPRPSPIGRFLAQFNSTLIYFLLAAGAAAFVLGHIVDASVIIAVVLVNAVVGFVQEGRAEQALQSIGNLISPRAAVIRDRQRLSVHTHDLVPGDLVLLEAGDRVPADTRLLRARGMLIDESILTGESVATSKREEPAALNAPLGDQHSMAFSGTTISAGQGAGLVVSTGSRTEIGRIGRLISEVEPLATPLLRQIDLFARRFTWAAILVSGAIFLFAVLVRDYGWTEALIAVVALAVGAVPEGLPAVITITLAIGVRRMARRHAVIRRLPAVETLGATSVICSDKTGTLTCNEMTVRRIVLPAEEGTVSIEVSGTGYEPVGELSWSDPGDPAAAAAAFARCALLCNDAHLHAREGSWRAEGDPMEGALVAFAAKAGFSAVAERGDWVRLDEIPFDAGHRFMASLHRGPGGQVIICVKGAPEPILAMCGLAPSELERWNAAVASLAADGERLLGLAMKRLDEAPARLGFEHVADGFELLGLAGFIDPPRREAMEAIAQCRRAGIGVKMITGDHAATAGAIARQLGLAEEPVVITGADVDAVSDEELVALVARTSVFARTSPENKLRIVRALQSTGAVVAMTGDGVNDAPSLRQADVGIAMGIKGTEAAKQAAEVVLLDDNFASIVAAVAEGRTVYDNIRKMIAWTLPTNGGEALAVIGAITLGITMPMSATQILWVNLVTSITLGLALAFEPSEPGIMERPPRRAEGGLLTRFMLWRIALVSVLFMLASFAMFGLSLARGQEIEMARTIVVNTVVVMEIFYLFSVRFMHATSITWRGALGTPAVLAALVAVVVAQLAFTYLPPLQAMFDTRPVALLDGVMIVGVGVLLMVILEIEKAVFRRFRVFDPAEM from the coding sequence ATGAACGATAGCGCCTCCCCAACATCTGGCCGCCGGTTTGACAGCGGGGCCGGGTCCGCGCCAACGCACTGGCACGCCTTGCCGCGGGAGGAGGTCACTACCCTTCTGGACGCCTCGTCCGATGGGCTTTCGGAGCAGGAGGCGCTGCGGCGGCTCGCGCAGCATGGGCCGAATGCCCTTCCCGAGCCGCCGCGCCCGAGCCCGATCGGGCGCTTCCTCGCGCAGTTCAACAGCACGCTGATTTATTTCCTGCTGGCAGCCGGGGCGGCGGCCTTCGTCCTCGGTCATATCGTCGATGCGTCGGTGATCATCGCCGTGGTTCTGGTCAATGCGGTCGTGGGCTTCGTTCAGGAGGGTCGCGCGGAACAGGCGCTGCAGTCCATCGGCAACCTTATCTCGCCCCGTGCCGCGGTGATCCGCGACCGCCAGCGCCTCAGTGTCCACACCCATGACCTCGTGCCGGGCGACCTCGTACTGCTGGAGGCGGGGGATCGGGTACCGGCTGATACCCGACTGCTGCGCGCGCGGGGAATGTTGATCGACGAATCGATCCTGACCGGCGAATCCGTCGCCACCTCCAAGCGTGAAGAACCGGCGGCACTCAACGCCCCGCTTGGTGATCAGCATTCCATGGCGTTCTCGGGCACGACAATTTCCGCCGGTCAGGGAGCGGGCCTCGTTGTCTCGACCGGCAGCCGGACCGAGATCGGCCGCATCGGTCGGTTGATCTCGGAAGTCGAGCCGCTGGCGACGCCGCTGCTGCGTCAGATTGATCTTTTTGCGCGCCGCTTCACCTGGGCGGCGATCCTGGTTTCCGGAGCGATCTTCCTCTTCGCCGTGCTGGTGCGCGATTATGGGTGGACCGAGGCGCTGATCGCGGTGGTGGCGCTCGCGGTTGGGGCCGTGCCCGAAGGGCTGCCAGCGGTCATCACCATAACGCTCGCGATCGGCGTTCGCCGCATGGCCCGGCGACATGCCGTGATCCGCCGCCTGCCTGCGGTCGAAACGCTGGGCGCGACCTCCGTGATCTGCTCGGACAAGACCGGCACGTTGACATGCAACGAGATGACGGTTCGCCGGATCGTTCTGCCGGCCGAGGAAGGTACTGTCTCGATCGAGGTCTCGGGGACGGGCTATGAGCCCGTCGGGGAACTGAGCTGGTCGGATCCGGGCGACCCCGCCGCCGCGGCCGCCGCGTTCGCCCGCTGCGCGCTCCTTTGCAACGATGCCCACCTGCATGCGCGCGAGGGTAGCTGGCGTGCCGAGGGTGATCCGATGGAGGGAGCGCTGGTCGCCTTCGCGGCCAAGGCTGGCTTTAGCGCGGTGGCTGAGCGCGGCGACTGGGTACGGTTGGACGAAATTCCCTTCGATGCGGGCCATCGTTTCATGGCGAGCCTTCACCGGGGGCCAGGAGGGCAGGTCATCATCTGCGTGAAGGGAGCGCCCGAGCCGATCCTGGCCATGTGCGGGCTTGCCCCGAGCGAACTGGAGCGATGGAACGCAGCCGTCGCCAGCCTCGCGGCGGATGGCGAACGACTTCTCGGCCTTGCGATGAAACGCCTTGACGAGGCGCCGGCCCGGTTGGGCTTCGAACATGTGGCGGACGGTTTCGAGCTGCTCGGTCTCGCCGGCTTCATCGATCCGCCGCGCCGCGAGGCCATGGAGGCGATCGCCCAGTGCCGCCGCGCCGGCATTGGCGTGAAGATGATCACCGGCGATCACGCCGCCACGGCCGGCGCCATCGCCCGCCAGCTCGGCCTCGCCGAGGAACCCGTCGTGATCACGGGCGCCGATGTGGATGCGGTGAGCGACGAGGAACTGGTGGCGCTTGTCGCGCGTACATCGGTGTTCGCTCGCACCAGCCCGGAGAACAAGCTGCGCATCGTCCGCGCACTTCAGTCCACCGGCGCGGTCGTGGCGATGACGGGCGACGGCGTCAATGACGCGCCCTCGCTGCGCCAGGCGGATGTCGGCATCGCCATGGGCATAAAGGGCACGGAAGCGGCCAAGCAGGCGGCCGAGGTCGTGTTGCTTGACGACAACTTCGCCTCCATCGTCGCCGCGGTGGCAGAGGGCCGGACGGTTTACGACAATATCCGGAAGATGATCGCCTGGACGCTGCCGACCAATGGCGGCGAGGCACTGGCGGTGATTGGCGCCATCACGCTCGGCATCACCATGCCGATGTCGGCCACGCAGATCCTGTGGGTTAACCTCGTGACCAGCATCACGCTTGGTCTCGCGCTGGCCTTTGAACCGAGTGAACCGGGCATCATGGAGCGCCCGCCGCGCCGGGCAGAGGGCGGCCTGTTGACCCGCTTCATGCTGTGGCGGATCGCGCTGGTGTCGGTCCTGTTCATGCTCGCCTCCTTCGCGATGTTCGGGCTTTCGCTGGCGCGGGGGCAGGAGATCGAGATGGCACGCACCATCGTGGTCAACACCGTCGTGGTGATGGAGATCTTCTATCTGTTCAGTGTGCGCTTCATGCACGCGACGTCGATCACCTGGCGCGGCGCGCTGGGCACGCCAGCGGTTCTGGCGGCGCTGGTGGCCGTGGTGGTGGCGCAACTGGCCTTCACCTATCTGCCGCCGCTGCAGGCGATGTTTGACACCCGCCCCGTGGCCTTGCTCGATGGAGTGATGATTGTCGGCGTCGGCGTGCTTCTGATGGTGATACTGGAGATCGAGAAGGCGGTGTTCCGACGCTTCCGGGTCTTCGATCCGGCCGAGATGTAG
- a CDS encoding DUF2076 domain-containing protein: protein MNEQDRQAIDGLFVKLAEAESRTGPRDGEAEGFIAQCIARQPAAPYLMAQTIVMQDYALQQAQARIEELERQAAQSRAAEDEAPRPASGGLLGGLFGSSAPPARRGSVPSMPRAASGASGAWGQTGGAFNVPPPGAAGPGTPAPGAAPRPGFGGAGGGGFLAGAAQTAMGVAGGVLLGNAIAGMFRGSEAQAAESSPASAADAPAEETDAASDPATDAGYDDISASDEGGWFDGGGWFGDGEL, encoded by the coding sequence ATGAACGAGCAGGATCGCCAGGCCATTGACGGGCTCTTCGTCAAACTCGCCGAAGCCGAGAGCCGTACCGGACCACGCGACGGCGAGGCGGAGGGCTTCATCGCCCAGTGCATCGCCCGCCAGCCGGCCGCGCCCTATCTCATGGCGCAGACCATCGTCATGCAGGACTACGCCCTGCAGCAGGCGCAGGCGCGCATCGAGGAACTGGAACGGCAGGCGGCCCAGTCGCGGGCGGCTGAGGACGAGGCGCCCCGCCCGGCATCGGGCGGGCTTCTTGGAGGCCTGTTCGGTTCCAGCGCGCCGCCCGCGCGGCGCGGCTCGGTTCCCTCCATGCCGCGGGCGGCGTCGGGCGCTTCAGGCGCGTGGGGCCAGACCGGCGGTGCGTTCAATGTCCCGCCGCCCGGTGCCGCCGGGCCTGGTACCCCTGCGCCGGGAGCGGCGCCCCGCCCGGGATTTGGCGGCGCGGGTGGTGGCGGCTTTCTCGCCGGTGCGGCGCAGACGGCGATGGGGGTCGCGGGCGGCGTGCTGCTCGGCAACGCCATTGCCGGCATGTTCAGGGGCAGCGAGGCTCAGGCGGCCGAGAGCTCACCCGCATCGGCTGCGGACGCTCCCGCCGAGGAGACGGACGCGGCTTCAGATCCGGCAACCGATGCCGGCTATGACGATATTTCCGCCTCCGACGAGGGTGGCTGGTTCGATGGCGGCGGCTGGTTCGGCGATGGCGAACTCTGA